A region from the uncultured Holophaga sp. genome encodes:
- a CDS encoding CusA/CzcA family heavy metal efflux RND transporter has protein sequence MSGPTSYDPDRPTFLQRVIRFSAEHRWLVIAASLALLAFSFWTMRRMPLDALPDLSDTQVIVYTKWDRSPDLVEDQVTYPIVTSLLGAPKVKAVRGLSDFGYSYVYVIFEDGTDIYWARSRVLEYLSKIGNTLPQGVQPTLGPDATSVGWVYQYALVDHSGRHSSDELRSLQDWYLRYGLQSVPGVAEVATVGGQVRQFQVQVDPVKLAAYRIPMEAVIMAVKGANSEVGGRVVEYSGREYMVRGRGYVKRTQDLEQAALKAADGTPVKLSEVATVTLGPEMRRGITDLDGIGDAPSGIVIMRQGENALKVIQGVKARLAELKKGLPEGVELVPVYDRSELIERAIGTVKHKLIEEMIIVALVILVFLWHIPSSIVPIVTIPASVALAFIPMYAMGQNANLMSLAGIAISIGVLVDGAIVEVENAYKRIEGWMASGRPGSFHQVRLAALMEVGPSVFFSLLVVAVSFMPIFTLVDQEGRLFKPLAYSKNLAMAIAAVLALTLDPALRMIFARVEPFRFRPRWLAWTFTQVAVGKYYAEEKHPISVLLHRLYERPCRFVLRHAKATLVVAALLVAATVPAFMALGSEFMPPLNEGTLLYMPSTLPGLSGTEAQRILQVQDRLIRTVPEVARVFGKAGRADTATDPAPFAMMETVIVLKPENHWRERPRWYSSWAPDFLKAILRPFWRDRITQEDIVADLDRAVRLPAIPNAWTMPIKARLDMLSTGIRTPVGLKVNGSDLESIQKVAVEAERILQGVPGTRSAFAERTAQGYFLDFVLKRDALARYGLSVDQANLLVMTAIGGDNQSTVYDGRARYPVNVRYARDFRESPEALARVLVPTPGGAMIPISEIADIRWDLGPAMIRDENGQLNGYVLLDFDTSKVDVGTYVQHAKAALDHELKLPPGTSLTWSGQFENMLRVKERLKVILPITLLLIFALLYANTRHAFKAAIVMLAVPFSAVGAFWLLWFLGYHMSIAVWVGLIALMGLDAETGVFMLLFLDLSHEEARKAGRLNTPSDLVEAIIHGAVKRVRPKAMTVCAAFMGLLPIMWSTGTGSDLMKRIAAPMVGGLATSFLLELLVYPAIYFLWKRRTLPEPDPTPKEIPC, from the coding sequence CCTCTCGGACTTCGGCTACTCCTACGTCTACGTCATCTTTGAGGACGGCACCGACATCTACTGGGCCCGCAGTCGCGTGCTGGAGTACCTCTCCAAGATCGGCAACACCCTGCCCCAGGGGGTCCAGCCGACCCTCGGACCGGATGCCACCTCCGTGGGCTGGGTCTACCAGTACGCCCTGGTGGACCACAGTGGGCGCCACAGCTCTGATGAACTGCGCTCACTCCAGGACTGGTATCTGCGCTACGGCCTGCAGAGCGTGCCCGGCGTGGCGGAGGTGGCCACCGTGGGCGGCCAGGTCCGGCAGTTCCAGGTCCAAGTGGATCCCGTCAAGCTGGCGGCCTACCGCATCCCCATGGAGGCCGTCATCATGGCGGTCAAGGGCGCCAACAGCGAGGTGGGCGGCCGGGTGGTGGAGTACAGCGGTCGGGAATACATGGTCCGGGGCCGTGGCTACGTCAAACGCACCCAGGACCTGGAGCAGGCTGCGCTCAAGGCCGCCGATGGCACCCCGGTGAAGCTCTCGGAGGTGGCCACGGTGACCCTGGGCCCGGAGATGCGCCGGGGGATCACCGACCTCGATGGCATCGGGGACGCCCCCAGCGGCATCGTGATCATGCGCCAGGGAGAGAACGCCCTCAAGGTGATCCAGGGGGTGAAGGCCCGGCTGGCGGAGCTGAAGAAGGGGCTCCCCGAAGGGGTGGAACTGGTCCCGGTCTACGACCGCTCCGAGCTCATCGAGCGGGCCATCGGCACGGTGAAGCACAAGCTCATCGAGGAGATGATCATCGTCGCCCTGGTGATCCTGGTCTTCCTCTGGCACATTCCCTCCTCCATCGTGCCCATCGTGACCATCCCCGCCAGCGTGGCCCTGGCCTTCATCCCGATGTACGCCATGGGGCAGAACGCCAACCTCATGAGTCTGGCGGGTATCGCCATCTCCATCGGCGTCCTGGTGGACGGGGCCATCGTGGAGGTGGAGAACGCCTACAAGCGCATCGAAGGCTGGATGGCCTCGGGACGCCCCGGCAGCTTCCACCAGGTGCGCCTCGCCGCCCTGATGGAGGTGGGGCCTTCCGTCTTCTTCTCCCTGCTGGTGGTGGCGGTGAGCTTCATGCCCATCTTCACCCTGGTGGACCAGGAGGGGCGCCTCTTCAAGCCCCTGGCCTACTCCAAGAACCTGGCCATGGCCATCGCCGCGGTCCTGGCCCTGACCCTGGATCCGGCTCTCCGCATGATCTTCGCCCGGGTGGAGCCCTTCCGCTTCCGCCCCCGCTGGCTGGCCTGGACCTTCACCCAGGTGGCCGTCGGCAAATACTACGCCGAAGAGAAGCACCCCATCAGTGTCCTCCTCCACCGGCTCTATGAGCGCCCCTGCCGCTTCGTTCTCCGCCACGCCAAGGCCACCCTGGTGGTGGCCGCCCTCCTGGTGGCCGCCACGGTCCCGGCCTTCATGGCCCTGGGCAGCGAGTTCATGCCCCCCCTCAACGAGGGGACCCTCCTCTACATGCCCTCCACCCTGCCCGGCCTGAGCGGGACCGAGGCTCAGCGCATCCTCCAGGTGCAGGACCGGCTGATCCGCACCGTCCCGGAGGTCGCGCGGGTCTTCGGCAAGGCGGGCCGGGCCGATACCGCCACGGACCCCGCCCCCTTCGCCATGATGGAGACGGTCATCGTCCTCAAACCCGAGAACCATTGGCGGGAGCGGCCCCGCTGGTACTCCTCCTGGGCTCCGGACTTCCTGAAGGCGATCCTCCGCCCCTTCTGGAGGGACCGCATCACCCAGGAGGACATCGTGGCGGACCTGGACAGGGCCGTCAGGCTCCCGGCCATCCCCAACGCCTGGACCATGCCCATCAAGGCCCGCCTGGACATGCTCAGCACCGGCATCCGCACCCCGGTGGGGCTGAAGGTGAACGGCAGCGACCTGGAGAGTATCCAGAAAGTCGCCGTGGAGGCCGAGCGGATCCTGCAGGGGGTCCCCGGCACCCGGAGTGCCTTCGCCGAGCGCACGGCCCAGGGCTACTTCCTGGACTTCGTCCTGAAGCGCGACGCACTGGCCCGCTATGGGCTCAGCGTCGACCAGGCCAACCTCCTGGTGATGACGGCCATCGGCGGGGACAACCAGAGCACCGTCTATGACGGGCGTGCCCGCTACCCCGTCAACGTCCGCTATGCCCGGGACTTCCGCGAGAGCCCCGAGGCCCTGGCGAGGGTCCTCGTTCCCACCCCCGGCGGCGCCATGATCCCCATCTCGGAGATCGCGGACATCCGCTGGGACCTGGGTCCCGCCATGATCCGGGACGAGAACGGCCAGCTGAACGGCTATGTACTCCTGGACTTCGACACCTCCAAGGTGGATGTGGGCACCTACGTCCAGCACGCCAAGGCCGCCCTGGACCATGAGCTCAAGCTGCCCCCTGGCACCAGCCTCACCTGGTCAGGGCAGTTCGAGAACATGCTCCGGGTGAAGGAGCGGCTCAAGGTGATCCTGCCCATCACCCTCCTGCTGATCTTCGCTCTGCTCTACGCCAACACCCGCCACGCGTTCAAGGCCGCCATCGTCATGCTGGCCGTCCCCTTCAGCGCCGTGGGGGCCTTCTGGCTCCTCTGGTTCCTGGGCTACCACATGAGCATCGCCGTCTGGGTGGGGCTCATCGCCCTCATGGGGCTTGATGCCGAGACCGGCGTCTTCATGCTCCTCTTCCTGGACCTGAGCCACGAGGAGGCCCGGAAGGCCGGGCGCCTGAACACCCCCTCCGACCTGGTGGAGGCGATCATCCACGGCGCCGTCAAGCGGGTGCGCCCCAAGGCCATGACCGTCTGCGCTGCCTTCATGGGCCTGCTGCCCATCATGTGGAGCACCGGCACGGGCTCCGACCTCATGAAACGCATCGCCGCCCCCATGGTGGGAGGCCTGGCCACCAGCTTCCTTCTGGAGCTCCTGGTCTACCCGGCGATTTACTTCCTCTGGAAGCGAAGGACGCTTCCCGAGCCTGACCCCACTCCCAAGGAGATCCCATGCTGA
- a CDS encoding ATP-binding protein — MSRRISRRLLQAFTWIVILLLAQIAVSVLSQRSLMRTWRRLDEDGERARRVEDRLHGAYAQAAILVSSRDPEHIDQRAGLLRMQLGGVEALVPPGGLEPGLLDRLRLQYRDLLDHQEHLAFEMARQDLLQVMPLHEAAMAQVSAYLAQAEAHRRRAQSDALRLNVSVGVVLGGLAILVALLWAHRLQGEFTDRRRAEATLATALGRLQSVLDASTQVAIVMTDVQGTILVFNRGAEQLLGWSQEEVVGRETPLLWHDARELEECLVSMRGHGEPESSPFAVFRHMALVGDPEKARWTWTTRQGERRLVDLVVTPVNDHEGSLSGFLMIAIDVSERVVADQALKEQDERLRQSQKMDAIGQLAGGVAHDFNNMLAGIMGAADLLGDALPAGDPRGDLVRIIRRASERAADLTSKLLAFSRKGKLVSTPLELHRIVEDSVALLRRSIDRKIAIQLWLGADRPQVVGDPSQLENALLNLCINARDAMPEGGTLTIRTEEVRIPEPRSLPLGFELEPGSYVGLCVEDTGHGIPVELQARIFEPFFTTKLDGKGTGLGLAAVYGIVNDHHGGLELHSEPGGGTAFRILLPLDERPRLSNPKVGREEITGAGAILIIDDEDLIRSTTGLLLESMGFDVLQAEDGPVGLALFARHRAEIRLVILDMVMPGLSGAETFERLQELDPGVRVVAASGFISDHAVAQMQAKGLRGFLHKPYSRAELADAVRQGLA, encoded by the coding sequence ATGAGCCGCCGGATCTCCCGGCGTCTTTTGCAGGCCTTCACCTGGATCGTCATCCTGCTGCTGGCCCAGATCGCCGTCTCAGTCCTGAGTCAGCGCAGCCTCATGAGGACCTGGCGCCGGCTGGACGAGGATGGGGAGAGGGCCCGGCGGGTGGAGGACCGTCTGCACGGGGCCTACGCCCAGGCGGCCATTCTGGTGAGCAGCCGGGATCCGGAGCATATCGACCAGCGTGCCGGGCTCCTGCGCATGCAGCTGGGTGGGGTGGAGGCCCTGGTTCCACCGGGTGGGTTGGAGCCGGGGCTCCTGGACCGCCTCCGTCTGCAATACCGGGATTTACTCGATCACCAGGAACACTTGGCCTTCGAGATGGCCCGACAGGACTTGCTGCAGGTCATGCCGCTGCACGAGGCCGCGATGGCCCAGGTCAGCGCCTATCTCGCTCAGGCTGAGGCTCACCGCAGGAGGGCCCAGAGCGATGCCCTCCGCCTGAATGTGTCGGTGGGCGTGGTTCTGGGTGGGCTGGCCATCCTGGTGGCCCTCCTCTGGGCGCATCGCCTGCAGGGCGAGTTCACCGACCGTCGCCGGGCCGAGGCCACCCTGGCCACAGCCCTGGGGCGGCTCCAGAGTGTGCTGGACGCTTCCACCCAGGTTGCCATTGTGATGACGGATGTGCAGGGCACCATCCTGGTGTTCAACCGGGGGGCCGAGCAGCTCCTGGGCTGGAGTCAGGAGGAAGTGGTGGGTCGGGAGACGCCGCTGCTCTGGCATGATGCCCGGGAACTGGAGGAGTGTCTCGTGTCCATGAGGGGCCACGGGGAGCCGGAGTCCAGTCCCTTCGCGGTCTTCCGGCACATGGCCCTGGTCGGGGATCCGGAGAAGGCGCGCTGGACCTGGACCACGCGCCAGGGGGAGCGGCGACTGGTGGATCTGGTGGTCACCCCGGTCAATGATCACGAAGGGTCCCTGTCGGGCTTCCTCATGATCGCCATCGATGTCAGCGAACGGGTCGTCGCGGACCAGGCCCTGAAGGAGCAAGATGAACGGCTGCGGCAGAGCCAGAAGATGGATGCCATCGGCCAGCTGGCCGGGGGGGTCGCCCATGACTTCAACAACATGCTGGCAGGGATCATGGGGGCCGCGGACCTCCTGGGGGATGCCCTGCCCGCCGGAGATCCCCGGGGGGATCTGGTCAGGATCATCCGCAGGGCCAGCGAGCGGGCCGCGGACCTCACCAGCAAGCTCCTGGCCTTCAGCCGGAAGGGGAAGCTGGTCTCCACTCCCCTGGAGCTGCACCGCATCGTCGAAGACTCCGTGGCCCTCCTGAGGCGCAGCATTGACCGGAAGATCGCCATCCAGCTCTGGCTGGGGGCCGACCGGCCCCAGGTCGTGGGGGATCCCTCCCAACTGGAGAACGCACTCCTCAATCTCTGCATCAACGCCCGCGATGCCATGCCGGAGGGGGGGACCCTCACGATCCGCACCGAGGAGGTCCGGATCCCGGAGCCTCGCTCTCTTCCTCTAGGTTTTGAGCTGGAGCCGGGCTCCTATGTTGGCCTCTGTGTGGAGGATACAGGGCACGGAATTCCCGTTGAGCTGCAGGCGCGGATCTTCGAGCCCTTCTTCACCACCAAGCTGGACGGCAAGGGGACGGGACTGGGGCTGGCGGCCGTGTACGGGATCGTCAACGACCACCACGGCGGCCTGGAGCTCCACTCGGAGCCGGGGGGAGGCACCGCCTTCAGGATCCTCCTGCCTCTGGATGAGCGGCCCAGGCTTTCAAACCCCAAGGTGGGGCGCGAGGAGATCACGGGCGCCGGTGCCATTCTGATCATCGATGACGAGGATCTGATCCGTTCGACCACAGGGCTCCTGTTGGAGTCCATGGGCTTCGATGTGCTCCAGGCGGAGGATGGTCCGGTGGGCTTGGCCCTCTTCGCCAGGCATCGGGCTGAGATCCGCCTGGTGATTCTGGACATGGTCATGCCGGGGCTCTCCGGAGCCGAGACCTTCGAGCGGCTCCAGGAGCTTGATCCAGGCGTCCGGGTGGTCGCAGCCTCCGGGTTCATCAGCGACCACGCCGTTGCCCAGATGCAGGCCAAGGGCCTGCGGGGTTTCCTGCACAAGCCCTACAGTCGGGCGGAGCTGGCGGATGCAGTCAGGCAGGGCCTGGCCTGA
- a CDS encoding ABC transporter substrate-binding protein: MPFLRIFLQVLLLVTPLWGRTYRIATTPWMGWAFLDVAEARGFWKARGLDVRLQAYPDGASYLDAQLSGEADFACAMVADVVWIHTHREPIRILLETDWSSGGDRVFVRKGKTSAQLEMGPMGYYQARYSLPFFLHRVLPREWRFLLKVPVAELAPSDLAAQFRAGRLDAGVICDPFSAALGPEARILASSADSPGCIPECLFGSRQVVESMSEAERLALVEGVREAMDWMRKPANRPQLMKIVSARSFRSTPFDGYRDMVTQMEVAPVHSERLLLARNAPGGGLEHFLAELKRFLLTYDSRGARFREAELFDARWTRQILTRRGGRRP; encoded by the coding sequence ATGCCCTTCCTGCGGATTTTCCTCCAGGTTCTCCTGCTGGTGACCCCTCTCTGGGGGCGGACTTATCGCATCGCCACCACACCCTGGATGGGATGGGCCTTCCTGGATGTGGCCGAGGCCCGGGGCTTCTGGAAGGCAAGGGGGCTGGATGTCCGGCTCCAGGCATATCCGGACGGTGCGAGCTACCTGGATGCCCAGCTCTCGGGTGAAGCCGACTTCGCCTGTGCCATGGTGGCGGATGTGGTGTGGATCCACACCCACCGGGAGCCGATCCGTATCCTTCTGGAGACAGACTGGTCCTCGGGGGGGGACCGGGTCTTTGTGCGGAAGGGCAAGACTTCCGCCCAGCTGGAGATGGGGCCGATGGGATACTACCAGGCCCGCTACTCCCTGCCCTTTTTTCTCCACCGAGTCCTGCCTCGGGAGTGGCGCTTCCTGTTGAAGGTCCCGGTGGCTGAGCTCGCCCCCTCGGATCTTGCGGCGCAGTTCCGGGCTGGGCGGCTGGATGCTGGGGTGATCTGCGATCCCTTTTCGGCTGCACTGGGGCCGGAAGCCCGGATCCTGGCGAGTTCCGCCGACTCACCTGGCTGCATTCCCGAGTGTCTCTTCGGGAGCCGACAGGTGGTGGAGTCCATGTCGGAGGCCGAGCGTCTGGCCCTGGTCGAGGGGGTCCGGGAGGCCATGGACTGGATGCGGAAGCCTGCCAACAGGCCCCAGTTGATGAAGATCGTGTCTGCCCGCAGTTTCCGGAGCACGCCCTTCGATGGCTACCGGGACATGGTGACCCAAATGGAGGTGGCCCCGGTCCATTCCGAGCGGCTCCTCCTCGCCCGCAATGCCCCCGGGGGTGGACTGGAGCACTTCCTGGCCGAGCTGAAGCGCTTCCTGCTGACCTACGACTCCAGGGGGGCCCGCTTCCGGGAAGCTGAGCTCTTCGATGCCCGCTGGACCCGGCAGATCCTGACCCGACGGGGCGGGAGGCGGCCATGA
- a CDS encoding DUF6677 family protein has product MTETPTTPSLPLPLRRKQAFQACWKPILANWIIPGAGYWMVGQKGRAKVFFTVYVVFTALAFLQLYYGPGAGPRGGVYVPQISPLAWLPTLGAMATLGSGPVYGVFAWLFGGVGTEPIRNLTQEYGATYIMVAGLLNWLCLFDLFDRTTGRWVWRLRKDERDALAQEKMSQKG; this is encoded by the coding sequence ATGACCGAGACGCCCACCACCCCCTCCCTTCCGCTGCCGCTCCGGAGGAAGCAGGCCTTCCAGGCCTGCTGGAAGCCGATCCTGGCCAACTGGATCATCCCCGGCGCCGGTTATTGGATGGTGGGACAGAAGGGCCGGGCCAAGGTCTTCTTTACCGTTTATGTCGTATTCACGGCGTTGGCCTTCCTCCAGCTCTACTATGGACCGGGGGCCGGTCCCCGGGGTGGGGTCTATGTCCCTCAGATCTCGCCCCTGGCTTGGCTGCCCACCCTGGGGGCCATGGCCACCCTGGGCTCAGGTCCGGTCTACGGGGTCTTCGCCTGGCTCTTCGGAGGCGTCGGCACCGAGCCCATCCGCAACCTGACCCAGGAATACGGCGCCACCTACATCATGGTGGCCGGCCTGCTCAACTGGCTCTGCCTCTTCGATCTCTTCGACCGGACCACAGGGCGCTGGGTCTGGCGTCTGCGCAAGGATGAGCGGGACGCGCTGGCGCAGGAGAAGATGTCGCAGAAGGGCTGA
- a CDS encoding ATP-dependent 6-phosphofructokinase gives MTHSKIRRIAVCTGGGDAPGLNAVIRAVVIAALNRGWECYGIRDGFNGILFPERYPDGGVVRLTRERVHGITHLGGTILGTTNRGNPLHYPLHMPDGTMKEVDRSDEILEYFAKKELDALVSIGGDGSLTIANALCQKGLRVVGVPKTIDNDLDKTATTFGFDTAVSFATECLDRLHSTAESHQRVLVVEVMGRYAGWIALHSGIAGGAHAVLIPEIPFDLEKVAAVIRNRDNDGRLYSIVMVAEGASPQGGHSEVVAQAEVGQAERLGGIGERVARNLQEITGKESRCVVLGHLLRGGSPTSFDRLSALRFGAAAVRALDEGFNGVMVALAHPDVNYVPLEEVAGRMKAVPMDCDTLQTARDLGITFGD, from the coding sequence ATGACCCATTCCAAAATCCGCCGTATTGCCGTATGCACGGGTGGCGGCGACGCCCCGGGCCTGAATGCCGTCATCCGCGCCGTGGTCATCGCCGCGCTCAACCGGGGATGGGAGTGTTATGGCATCCGTGACGGCTTCAACGGCATCCTCTTCCCCGAGCGCTATCCCGATGGGGGTGTCGTCCGCCTGACCCGGGAACGGGTCCATGGCATCACCCATCTCGGCGGTACCATCCTGGGCACCACCAACCGGGGCAATCCCCTCCACTACCCCCTCCACATGCCCGATGGCACCATGAAGGAAGTGGACCGCAGCGATGAGATCCTGGAGTATTTCGCCAAGAAGGAGCTGGACGCCCTGGTCTCCATCGGTGGCGACGGCAGCCTGACCATCGCCAACGCCCTCTGCCAGAAGGGTCTGCGGGTGGTGGGGGTCCCCAAGACCATCGACAACGACCTGGACAAGACCGCCACCACCTTCGGTTTCGACACGGCCGTCTCCTTCGCCACGGAGTGCCTGGACCGCCTCCACAGCACCGCCGAGTCCCACCAGCGGGTCCTGGTGGTGGAGGTGATGGGGCGCTACGCCGGCTGGATCGCCCTGCACTCCGGCATCGCCGGGGGCGCCCATGCCGTCCTCATCCCCGAGATCCCCTTCGACCTGGAGAAGGTGGCCGCGGTGATCCGGAACCGGGACAACGACGGCCGACTCTACAGCATCGTCATGGTGGCCGAAGGGGCCTCACCCCAGGGGGGGCACAGTGAGGTGGTGGCCCAGGCCGAGGTCGGGCAGGCCGAGCGCCTGGGCGGCATCGGCGAGCGTGTGGCCCGCAATCTCCAGGAGATCACCGGCAAGGAGAGCCGCTGCGTGGTGCTGGGACACCTCCTCCGCGGAGGGAGTCCCACCAGCTTCGACCGCCTGTCGGCCCTCCGCTTCGGTGCGGCCGCTGTCCGTGCCCTGGACGAGGGCTTCAACGGGGTCATGGTGGCCCTGGCCCACCCCGATGTGAACTATGTCCCCCTGGAGGAGGTGGCCGGCCGGATGAAGGCCGTCCCCATGGACTGCGACACCCTGCAGACCGCCCGGGACCTGGGGATCACCTTCGGGGATTGA
- a CDS encoding WYL domain-containing protein has translation MATGIQSGGLVDRERLRLAVQILRDSGESGVTKIQLGRKLGKVSLRTVDRAIQLLENQGARIERTRSGKPAVIHFRLTKGPSWDESISAEARLALRLASLMLVQGGASLWQEKITTIERIASERMSNRDHRIFRQLQDAIRIQGGVEDPVESPEVLEPILKALEAGKSLRLEYRSAGSSRAKSHQVIPAALTHDLYSGGTFLLAWESATGRALHLRLSRILTAKPFRVGTLPDPEAMERAARYQVGGWISTDEPFEVRLRIEGTHWVQSLKEAPPALPDFDFRSARDGRSGIATFKANHPSGPERWVLQFGEAAEVLEPDWLRKEIGERLKKAAGKY, from the coding sequence ATGGCTACAGGAATCCAGTCCGGAGGCCTTGTCGATCGTGAGCGGCTGAGGCTGGCGGTTCAGATCCTGCGGGACAGCGGAGAGAGCGGGGTCACCAAGATCCAGCTGGGGCGCAAGCTCGGCAAGGTGAGCCTCCGCACCGTGGACCGGGCCATCCAGCTCCTGGAGAACCAGGGTGCCCGCATCGAACGGACCCGCTCGGGCAAGCCGGCGGTGATCCACTTCCGGCTCACCAAGGGCCCCAGCTGGGATGAGTCCATCTCCGCCGAAGCCCGCCTGGCCCTCCGGCTCGCCTCCCTCATGCTGGTACAGGGTGGGGCCAGCCTCTGGCAGGAGAAGATCACCACCATCGAGCGCATCGCCAGCGAGCGCATGTCCAATCGGGACCACCGGATCTTCCGCCAGCTCCAGGACGCCATCCGCATCCAGGGCGGGGTGGAGGATCCCGTGGAGTCCCCGGAGGTCCTGGAGCCCATCCTGAAGGCCCTGGAGGCGGGGAAGTCCCTCAGGCTGGAATACCGGTCCGCAGGCTCCAGCCGGGCAAAGAGCCATCAGGTCATCCCGGCCGCCCTCACCCACGATCTCTACTCAGGAGGAACCTTTCTCCTGGCCTGGGAGTCTGCCACCGGGCGGGCCCTCCACCTCCGACTCAGCCGCATCCTCACGGCCAAGCCCTTCAGGGTGGGGACCCTGCCCGATCCCGAGGCCATGGAGCGGGCCGCCCGCTACCAAGTGGGCGGCTGGATCAGCACCGACGAACCCTTCGAGGTGCGGCTCCGCATCGAGGGCACCCACTGGGTCCAGTCCCTGAAGGAGGCCCCTCCTGCCCTGCCGGACTTTGATTTCCGCAGCGCCAGGGATGGCAGGAGCGGCATCGCCACCTTCAAGGCCAACCATCCTTCCGGACCCGAGCGCTGGGTCCTCCAGTTCGGGGAGGCTGCCGAAGTGCTCGAGCCCGATTGGCTGCGCAAGGAAATCGGGGAGCGGCTGAAGAAGGCTGCGGGGAAGTACTGA
- a CDS encoding bifunctional adenosylcobinamide kinase/adenosylcobinamide-phosphate guanylyltransferase, protein MGKIVFVTGPVRSGKSRFALDMALGWGGMGVYVATYQVDPTDQEMADRVRRHQAERPDTWRTLEAPGDVAQALLALDPVPSGVMMDCLTLWLAWRMEASDEAILEDWMAQLEAFRRAPWPLVIVGNEVGWSPVPADPATRRFRDLAGWLAQATTRVADEAWLAVAGCQIRLK, encoded by the coding sequence ATGGGAAAAATTGTCTTCGTGACCGGACCTGTGCGCAGCGGCAAGAGCCGCTTCGCCCTCGATATGGCCCTGGGGTGGGGCGGGATGGGCGTCTATGTCGCCACCTACCAGGTAGATCCCACCGATCAGGAGATGGCTGACCGCGTGCGTCGGCACCAGGCCGAGCGTCCGGATACCTGGCGCACCCTGGAAGCTCCCGGGGATGTGGCGCAGGCGCTCCTGGCCCTGGATCCCGTGCCCAGCGGGGTCATGATGGACTGCTTGACCCTGTGGCTGGCCTGGCGCATGGAGGCCAGCGACGAAGCCATCCTGGAGGACTGGATGGCCCAACTGGAGGCCTTCCGCAGGGCACCCTGGCCCCTCGTCATCGTGGGTAATGAAGTGGGTTGGTCTCCGGTCCCCGCCGACCCGGCCACCCGCCGCTTCCGGGACCTTGCTGGCTGGCTCGCCCAGGCCACCACTCGGGTCGCTGACGAAGCCTGGCTGGCCGTGGCGGGGTGCCAAATCCGGTTGAAGTGA
- a CDS encoding cobyric acid synthase, with the protein MTKAISVLGSASDVGKSLVTAGLCRLIRDSGLDVAPFKSQNMANQAGVTPEGHEMPRAQILQARACRLAPHVDMGPVLMKPVSPTGAQIVVLGKAVGQREARDYFKDTSELAAVALGALDRLAAAHQVIVLEGAGSPVELNLWSRDYVNLRPARHIGAAIVLVVDIHKGGVFAQAKGTLDLLPPEDRARVLGIVVNRFKGDLALFEDGIPLMEEVCGAPVLAVLPFVEHGLDEEDRPIRIPVDQKPEPGRLHVGALLSPRVSNTEDLHPLLSEPDVQLTWITDPKLALQQDLLILPGSKATIGDLAHHASTGMAQTLRDAHAGGAWVLGICGGYQMLGLELVDEAGSEGGPSHWEGLGMLPTRTVFRKDKLTTESRFTSAWPEPGHPLTGYEIHAGRTEVLDGGEPLVQGAQADAGWRSGHAVGSYLHGLLAEDAWRSAFLNQVRLSRGFAPLAPQVADPLEIRIQRWAEHLQRHLRPGAWEKILSTVHPN; encoded by the coding sequence ATGACAAAAGCCATCTCCGTCCTGGGTTCCGCTTCCGATGTGGGCAAGAGCCTCGTCACCGCAGGCCTCTGCAGGCTCATCAGGGACAGCGGGCTGGATGTGGCCCCCTTCAAGTCCCAGAACATGGCCAACCAGGCCGGGGTCACTCCGGAGGGCCATGAGATGCCCCGGGCCCAGATCCTCCAGGCCAGGGCCTGCCGCCTGGCCCCCCACGTGGACATGGGCCCGGTGCTGATGAAACCCGTGAGCCCCACAGGCGCTCAGATCGTGGTGCTTGGCAAGGCCGTGGGCCAGCGGGAGGCCCGGGACTATTTCAAGGACACCTCCGAGCTGGCGGCAGTGGCCCTGGGGGCTCTGGACAGGCTTGCCGCAGCACACCAGGTCATCGTCCTGGAGGGCGCTGGCAGCCCCGTGGAGCTCAACCTCTGGAGCCGGGACTATGTGAACCTGCGCCCTGCCCGCCACATCGGCGCGGCCATCGTCCTGGTGGTGGACATCCACAAGGGGGGCGTCTTCGCCCAGGCCAAGGGCACCCTGGACCTGCTCCCCCCTGAGGACAGGGCCCGGGTGCTGGGCATCGTCGTCAACCGATTCAAGGGCGACCTCGCCCTCTTCGAGGACGGGATTCCGCTCATGGAGGAGGTCTGTGGAGCCCCAGTGCTGGCGGTGCTCCCCTTCGTGGAGCACGGGCTGGACGAGGAGGACCGGCCCATCCGGATCCCCGTGGACCAGAAACCTGAACCGGGACGCCTCCATGTCGGCGCTCTCCTCTCCCCCCGGGTCTCCAACACCGAAGATCTCCATCCCCTGCTGTCAGAACCCGATGTCCAGCTCACCTGGATCACCGACCCGAAGCTGGCCCTCCAGCAGGACCTCCTGATCCTGCCCGGCTCCAAGGCCACCATCGGGGATCTGGCCCACCACGCCTCCACCGGCATGGCCCAGACCCTCCGCGACGCCCACGCGGGCGGCGCCTGGGTCCTGGGCATCTGCGGGGGTTACCAGATGCTGGGCCTGGAGCTGGTGGACGAGGCCGGCAGCGAGGGTGGCCCCAGCCACTGGGAGGGACTGGGCATGCTCCCGACCCGAACCGTGTTCCGCAAGGACAAGCTCACCACCGAGAGCCGCTTCACCAGCGCCTGGCCCGAACCGGGACACCCCCTGACGGGCTACGAAATCCACGCCGGGCGTACCGAGGTTCTGGATGGAGGCGAGCCCCTGGTCCAGGGAGCCCAGGCTGATGCAGGCTGGCGCTCAGGGCACGCCGTGGGTTCCTATCTCCACGGCCTGCTGGCCGAGGACGCCTGGCGCTCGGCTTTCCTCAACCAGGTACGGCTCTCCAGGGGCTTCGCACCCCTTGCCCCCCAGGTGGCCGACCCGCTGGAGATCCGCATTCAACGCTGGGCAGAGCACCTCCAGCGGCACCTCCGCCCCGGGGCCTGGGAAAAGATTCTGAGCACCGTTCATCCGAATTAG